A single window of Nicotiana sylvestris chromosome 3, ASM39365v2, whole genome shotgun sequence DNA harbors:
- the LOC104218463 gene encoding protein SPIRAL1-like 1, with the protein MGRRGVSSGGGQSSLGYLFGDGEAPKPTVTKVEAPQNQGATTSDPQKTTAAAPAANVNKQIPAGIQGSNTNNYFRADGQNTGNFLTDRPSTKVHAAPGGGSSLGYLFGDGKN; encoded by the exons ATGGGTCGTCGTGGAGTCAGTAGTGGTGGAGGACAGAGTTCCTTGGGTTACCTCTTTGGAGACGGTGAGGCTCCAAAACCTACTGTCACCAAGGTAGAAGCTCCACAGAATCAGGGAGCAACTACAAGTGATCCACAGAAAACTACTGCAGCTGCACCAGCTGCAAATGTTAATAAGCAGATTCCAGCTGGCATCCAGGGGAGCAACACCAATAACTATTTCCGCGCAGATGGACAAAACACTGGGAATTTCCTCACA GATCGCCCATCTACCAAAGTGCATGCGGCCCCAGGCGGTGGATCTTCCCTGGGTTACTTGTTTGGCGATGGAAAAAACTAG